A portion of the Pseudomonas koreensis genome contains these proteins:
- a CDS encoding TetR/AcrR family transcriptional regulator, with protein sequence MGAIAQEGAAGIATAVAESVQYQGRKASRQGSEQRRQDILDAAMRIVVRDGVRAVRHRAVAAEAGVPLSATTYYFKDIDDLLTDTFAQYVERSAAYMAKLWINNEGLLREMVVSADGSPESRSQLADDIARLMADYVHRQLINRREHLMAEQAFRQEALLNPRLAILVRSHQQILLQGTCQLFQVLGSREPQQDAKVLTAIIGRMEYQGLLNDAEPLAEEDMLGILTRYMHLVLASV encoded by the coding sequence ATGGGTGCAATAGCTCAAGAAGGTGCAGCGGGTATCGCCACTGCGGTCGCTGAAAGTGTTCAGTACCAGGGCCGCAAGGCCAGCCGACAGGGCAGTGAGCAGCGTCGCCAGGACATTCTCGACGCCGCGATGCGCATTGTCGTGCGCGACGGCGTGCGGGCCGTGCGCCATCGTGCGGTCGCGGCGGAAGCCGGCGTGCCGCTGTCGGCGACCACGTATTACTTCAAGGATATCGATGACCTGCTCACCGATACCTTCGCCCAATATGTGGAGCGCAGCGCTGCGTACATGGCCAAGTTGTGGATCAACAACGAAGGTCTGTTGCGCGAAATGGTGGTCAGCGCCGACGGCAGCCCGGAGTCGCGCTCGCAACTGGCCGATGACATTGCGCGGCTGATGGCCGATTACGTGCACCGGCAATTGATCAACCGCCGCGAGCATTTGATGGCCGAACAGGCTTTCCGCCAGGAGGCGCTGCTCAACCCGCGCCTGGCGATTCTGGTGCGCTCGCATCAGCAGATTCTGTTGCAGGGCACTTGCCAGTTGTTTCAGGTACTGGGCTCGCGCGAACCGCAGCAGGATGCCAAGGTGTTGACGGCGATTATCGGGCGGATGGAATATCAGGGCCTGCTTAACGACGCCGAGCCTTTGGCCGAAGAGGACATGCTCGGGATTCTGACGCGGTATATGCACCTGGTGCTGGCGTCGGTCTAA
- a CDS encoding flavohemoglobin expression-modulating QEGLA motif protein, with the protein MLSDRIVLAQTPIRVLDAVKWDDNVRKGFLKAKGKEMPAVDRDYYLNRPLSFDSSQVKLEFQNIERDITRQLGQFNPVGQIMRRMCKEYRMVVRMLEARGTEDFGLISQELYGAASDAFHAGDPTLADLGLMMSDYLNNIDGRGDLKDEPKILTAKDAVHLLQTRLNKVFGEAEETIRVFESDGIVADAAAGADYIKIRTDALFNDRDVRALEVHEGLVHVGTTLNGLNQPICTFLSKGPPSSTVTQEGLAILMEIITFASYPSRLRKLTNRTRAIHMVEEGADFLQIYEFFREQGFEMAESYGNASRVFRGSTPTGLPFTKDLSYLKGFIMVYNYIQLAVRKGKLEQIPLLFCGKTTLEDMRTLRQLVDEGLVVPPKYLPDQFRDLNALSAWMCFSNFLNHLSLDRIEADYSNIL; encoded by the coding sequence ATGTTGTCCGATCGCATTGTGCTGGCGCAGACGCCGATCCGCGTGCTCGATGCGGTCAAGTGGGACGACAACGTGCGCAAAGGTTTCCTCAAGGCCAAGGGCAAGGAAATGCCGGCGGTGGATCGCGACTACTACCTCAACCGTCCGCTGTCATTCGATTCGAGCCAGGTCAAGCTGGAATTCCAGAACATTGAACGCGATATCACCCGCCAACTGGGACAGTTCAACCCTGTCGGGCAGATCATGCGGCGCATGTGCAAGGAATACCGCATGGTGGTGCGCATGCTCGAAGCGCGCGGCACCGAGGATTTCGGCCTGATCTCGCAAGAACTGTACGGCGCGGCGTCCGATGCCTTCCACGCCGGTGACCCGACCCTGGCCGACCTCGGCCTGATGATGTCCGACTACCTGAACAACATCGACGGGCGCGGCGACCTCAAGGACGAGCCGAAAATCCTTACCGCCAAAGACGCGGTGCACCTGCTGCAAACCCGACTCAACAAGGTGTTCGGCGAGGCCGAGGAAACCATTCGCGTGTTCGAGTCCGACGGCATCGTCGCCGACGCCGCAGCGGGCGCCGACTACATCAAGATCCGCACCGACGCGCTGTTCAATGACCGCGACGTGCGCGCACTGGAAGTCCACGAAGGCCTGGTGCATGTCGGCACCACGCTCAACGGTTTGAACCAGCCGATCTGTACGTTCCTGTCGAAAGGCCCGCCCTCGTCGACGGTAACGCAGGAAGGTCTGGCGATCCTGATGGAAATCATCACCTTCGCCTCCTACCCGAGTCGCCTGCGCAAACTGACCAACCGCACCCGTGCGATACACATGGTCGAGGAGGGCGCGGACTTCTTGCAGATCTACGAATTCTTCCGCGAGCAGGGTTTCGAGATGGCCGAAAGCTACGGCAACGCCAGCCGGGTTTTCCGTGGCTCGACGCCGACCGGTCTGCCATTCACCAAAGACTTGTCCTACCTCAAGGGCTTCATCATGGTTTACAACTACATTCAGTTGGCCGTGCGCAAAGGCAAGCTCGAGCAGATTCCGCTGTTGTTCTGCGGCAAGACCACGCTGGAAGACATGCGCACTTTGCGCCAGTTGGTGGATGAAGGGCTGGTGGTGCCGCCGAAGTACCTGCCGGACCAGTTCCGCGATTTGAATGCGTTGTCGGCGTGGATGTGTTTCTCCAACTTCCTCAACCATTTGAGCCTGGACCGGATTGAGGCGGATTATTCCAATATCCTTTAA
- a CDS encoding alpha/beta hydrolase: MRILGILCLLLTLGGCSSLLFYPEPGQIFTPDKARLEYRTVTLTTADGLKLNAWWLPAKSGVEVKGTVLHLHGNGGNLPMHLGGSWWLPKNGYQVLLVDYRGYGLSEGKPSLPAIYQDIDAAFAWLDNAPEVKGKPLVLLGQSLGGAMSVHWLAQHPERQKQLKALVLDGVPASYRSVGQFALSTSWLTWPLQVPLSWLVPDGDSAINSMAQLTGVPKLIFHSIDDPLVPMANGIRLYQAAPPPRVLQLTRGGHVQTFGDPVWRQVMLRYLDDPEHFDGLRRLGEIPNYPPPPNNEDETPQ; this comes from the coding sequence ATGAGAATCCTCGGCATCCTTTGCCTGCTCTTGACCCTCGGCGGTTGCAGTTCGCTGCTGTTCTACCCCGAACCGGGCCAGATTTTTACCCCGGACAAAGCCAGACTCGAATACCGCACTGTCACGCTGACCACCGCCGACGGCCTGAAACTCAACGCCTGGTGGCTGCCGGCCAAATCTGGCGTCGAGGTCAAAGGCACGGTCCTGCATCTGCACGGCAACGGCGGCAATCTGCCGATGCATCTGGGTGGGAGCTGGTGGTTGCCGAAGAACGGCTATCAGGTGCTGCTGGTTGACTATCGCGGCTACGGTTTGTCCGAGGGCAAGCCGAGCCTGCCGGCGATCTATCAGGACATCGATGCGGCGTTCGCCTGGCTCGACAACGCGCCCGAGGTCAAAGGCAAACCGTTGGTGCTGCTCGGGCAGAGTCTCGGTGGCGCCATGTCAGTGCATTGGCTGGCGCAGCATCCTGAGCGACAAAAACAGCTCAAGGCCCTGGTGCTGGATGGCGTGCCGGCCAGTTATCGCAGTGTCGGCCAGTTCGCCCTCAGCACTTCATGGCTGACCTGGCCATTGCAGGTGCCGCTGTCGTGGCTGGTACCCGACGGCGACAGCGCAATCAACTCGATGGCGCAGCTGACTGGCGTGCCGAAGCTGATCTTCCACAGCATCGACGATCCGCTGGTGCCGATGGCCAACGGCATTCGTCTGTATCAGGCAGCGCCGCCACCGCGCGTGTTGCAACTGACCCGTGGTGGTCATGTGCAAACCTTCGGCGACCCGGTGTGGCGCCAGGTCATGCTGCGCTATCTCGACGATCCCGAGCACTTCGACGGCCTGCGCCGCCTCGGCGAAATCCCCAACTATCCGCCGCCTCCGAATAATGAAGATGAGACCCCGCAATGA
- a CDS encoding OmpA family protein: MRKQLMIPALLAASVALAACSTPPNPNLEQARTNYAGLQANPQASKVAALETKDASDYLDKADKAYLDKQDAAKVDQLAYLTNQRVEVAKQTIALRTAENNLKNAAAQRAQARLDARDQQIKQLQDSLNAKQTDRGTLVTFGDVLFATNKADLKSSGLVNINKLAQFLQENPDRKVIVEGYTDSTGTASYNQSLSERRATSVQMALIKMGVDPSRIVAQGYGKEYPVADNGSVSGRAMNRRVEVTISNDNQPVAPRSSVSSN; this comes from the coding sequence ATGCGTAAGCAACTGATGATTCCCGCTCTTCTGGCCGCAAGCGTTGCACTGGCTGCCTGCTCCACCCCGCCTAACCCGAACCTGGAACAGGCGCGCACCAACTACGCGGGCCTGCAGGCCAACCCACAGGCGAGCAAAGTCGCAGCACTGGAAACCAAAGACGCCAGCGATTACCTGGACAAGGCCGACAAGGCCTATCTGGATAAACAAGACGCGGCCAAAGTTGACCAGCTGGCTTACCTGACCAACCAGCGCGTGGAAGTGGCAAAGCAGACCATCGCTCTGCGCACCGCTGAAAACAACCTGAAAAACGCCGCTGCACAGCGCGCTCAGGCTCGTCTGGATGCCCGTGACCAGCAGATCAAACAGCTGCAGGACAGCCTCAACGCCAAGCAGACCGATCGCGGTACGCTGGTGACTTTCGGTGACGTGCTGTTCGCCACCAACAAGGCGGATCTGAAGTCCAGCGGTCTGGTGAACATCAACAAACTGGCGCAGTTCCTTCAGGAAAATCCGGATCGCAAAGTGATCGTCGAGGGTTACACCGACAGCACCGGCACCGCGAGCTACAACCAGTCGCTGTCCGAGCGTCGCGCGACTTCCGTGCAGATGGCTCTGATCAAGATGGGCGTCGATCCTTCGCGCATCGTCGCTCAGGGTTATGGCAAGGAATACCCGGTAGCGGATAACGGCAGCGTCTCGGGCCGTGCGATGAATCGTCGTGTGGAAGTGACCATTTCCAACGACAACCAGCCGGTCGCACCGCGTTCCTCGGTGAGCTCTAACTAA
- a CDS encoding DUF4398 domain-containing protein, which produces MELKTMKTQTSFSHLRGLKLAALAIGTSFVLAGCAGNPPTEQYAVTQSAVNSAVSAGGTEFAAVEMKQAQDKLKQAEIAMHDKKYDEARRLSEQAEWDARVAERKAQAAKAEQAVKDSQKGVQELRQESQRTVQ; this is translated from the coding sequence ATGGAGTTGAAGACCATGAAAACCCAAACCTCGTTTTCCCACCTGCGCGGTCTGAAACTGGCCGCTCTGGCCATCGGCACCAGCTTCGTGCTGGCCGGTTGCGCGGGTAACCCACCGACCGAGCAGTACGCCGTGACCCAATCGGCCGTCAACAGCGCTGTCAGCGCTGGCGGTACCGAGTTCGCTGCTGTGGAAATGAAGCAGGCTCAGGACAAACTGAAACAAGCTGAAATCGCCATGCACGACAAGAAGTATGACGAGGCCCGTCGCCTGTCCGAACAGGCTGAATGGGACGCTCGCGTCGCTGAACGCAAGGCTCAGGCCGCCAAGGCCGAACAGGCTGTGAAGGATTCCCAGAAAGGTGTTCAGGAACTGCGTCAGGAAAGCCAGCGCACTGTGCAGTAA
- a CDS encoding pilin assembly protein — protein sequence MKIRELAQHWEENAKGRLTDTGYTIYLDVESAARLAAIAEMYPKRHPEELLGELIGAALEEFEASLPYVKGSTVVATDEEGDPLYEDVGPTPRFLALSRRHLHDLSSAENKQKH from the coding sequence ATGAAAATTCGTGAACTCGCCCAGCATTGGGAAGAAAACGCCAAAGGTCGCCTGACCGACACCGGCTACACGATTTACCTGGATGTGGAATCCGCTGCTCGCCTGGCGGCGATTGCCGAGATGTATCCCAAGCGCCATCCCGAAGAACTGCTCGGCGAACTGATCGGCGCTGCGCTTGAGGAGTTCGAAGCGAGCCTGCCGTATGTGAAGGGCTCGACTGTGGTGGCGACGGACGAGGAAGGTGACCCGTTGTATGAGGATGTAGGCCCGACCCCGCGTTTTCTGGCCTTGTCGCGTCGACATCTGCATGACTTGTCCTCGGCTGAGAACAAGCAGAAGCACTGA
- the ppc gene encoding phosphoenolpyruvate carboxylase, with amino-acid sequence MTDIDARLREDVHLLGELLGNTIRDQYGEAFLDKIEQIRKGAKADRRGSMDAELSASLNQLSEDELLPVARAFNQFLNLANIAEQYQLIHRREESQPAPFESRVLPELLARLRSEGHSAESLARQLARLEIELVLTAHPTEVARRTLIQKYDAIAAQLAAQDHRDLTSAEREQIQTKLQRLIAEAWHTEEIRRTRPTPVDEAKWGFAVIEHSLWQAIPNHMRKADQALFAATGLRLPLEAAPIRFASWMGGDRDGNPNVTAAVTREVLLLARWMAADLYLRDVDHLAAELSMQQASDALKAKAGDSAEPYRAVLKQLRERLRATRNWAHAALTAPTPATADVLNDNRDLLEPLQLCFNSLHECGMGVIADGPLLDCLRRAVTFGLFLVRLDVRQDSTRHSSAMTEITDYLGLGRYEDWDEEQRINFLTEELNNRRPLLPAHFKPSADTAEVLNTCKEIAAAPAASLGSYVISMAGAASDVLAVQLLLKESGVLRPMRVVPLFETLADLDNAGPVMERLLLLPGYRARLQGPQEVMIGYSDSAKDAGTTAAAWAQYRAQERLVEICREQQVELLLFHGRGGTVGRGGGPAHAAILSQPPGSVAGRFRTTEQGEMIRFKFGLPDIAEQNLNLYLAAVLEATLLPPPPPTPEWRHLMDELAADGVSAYRQVVRENPQFVEYFRQSTPEQELGRLPLGSRPAKRRAGGIESLRAIPWIFGWTQTRLMLPAWLGWETALSKALERGEGELLGQMREQWPFFRTRIDMLEMVLAKADADIAQSYDERLVEADLLPLGAQLRDLLSQACSVVLGLTGQSQLLAHSPDTLEFIRLRNTYLDPLHLLQAELLARSRQQEVEQGSPVEQALLVSVAGIAAGLRNTG; translated from the coding sequence ATGACCGATATTGATGCACGCTTGCGCGAAGACGTTCACCTGCTCGGAGAGCTGTTGGGCAACACCATTCGAGACCAGTACGGCGAGGCGTTCCTCGACAAGATCGAGCAGATTCGCAAGGGCGCCAAAGCCGACCGGCGTGGCTCGATGGACGCTGAACTGAGCGCCAGCCTCAATCAATTGAGCGAAGACGAATTGCTCCCGGTCGCGCGGGCCTTCAACCAGTTTCTCAACCTGGCCAACATCGCCGAACAGTATCAACTGATCCATCGCCGCGAGGAGTCGCAGCCGGCGCCGTTCGAGTCGCGGGTATTGCCGGAATTGCTCGCGCGCTTGCGCAGCGAAGGGCACAGCGCCGAATCCCTGGCCCGGCAACTGGCGCGGCTGGAAATCGAACTGGTGCTGACCGCGCACCCGACCGAAGTGGCGCGACGCACGTTGATCCAGAAGTACGACGCGATCGCCGCGCAACTGGCCGCACAGGATCATCGCGACCTGACCAGTGCCGAGCGCGAGCAGATCCAGACCAAACTGCAACGGCTGATCGCTGAAGCCTGGCACACCGAAGAAATCCGCCGCACCCGGCCGACCCCGGTCGATGAAGCCAAGTGGGGCTTTGCGGTGATCGAGCATTCGTTGTGGCAGGCGATCCCCAACCACATGCGCAAGGCCGATCAGGCGCTGTTCGCCGCGACGGGCCTGCGCTTGCCGCTGGAAGCCGCGCCGATCCGCTTCGCCTCGTGGATGGGCGGCGACCGTGACGGCAACCCCAATGTCACCGCCGCCGTCACTCGCGAAGTCTTGCTGCTGGCGCGCTGGATGGCCGCTGATTTGTACCTGCGCGATGTCGATCATCTTGCTGCCGAGTTGTCGATGCAACAGGCCAGCGACGCGCTCAAGGCCAAGGCTGGCGACAGCGCCGAACCCTATCGCGCGGTGCTCAAGCAATTGCGCGAACGCCTGCGTGCCACGCGCAACTGGGCACACGCCGCGTTGACCGCGCCGACCCCGGCAACCGCCGATGTGCTGAATGACAATCGCGATCTGCTCGAACCACTGCAGCTGTGTTTCAACTCGCTGCACGAATGCGGCATGGGCGTGATCGCCGACGGGCCGTTGCTCGATTGCCTGCGTCGGGCGGTGACGTTCGGCCTGTTCCTGGTGCGCCTCGATGTGCGTCAGGATTCCACGCGGCACAGCTCGGCGATGACGGAAATCACCGATTACCTCGGCCTCGGCCGCTATGAGGACTGGGACGAAGAACAGCGCATCAACTTCCTCACCGAGGAGCTGAACAACCGTCGTCCGTTGCTGCCAGCGCATTTCAAACCGTCGGCGGATACCGCTGAAGTGCTCAACACCTGCAAGGAGATCGCCGCCGCGCCCGCTGCGTCGCTGGGCTCCTACGTGATCTCCATGGCTGGCGCGGCTTCCGATGTCCTCGCGGTGCAATTGTTGCTCAAGGAATCCGGCGTGCTGCGGCCGATGCGTGTGGTGCCGTTGTTCGAAACCCTCGCCGACCTCGACAACGCCGGGCCGGTGATGGAGCGTCTGTTGCTGTTGCCGGGCTATCGCGCGCGCCTGCAAGGTCCGCAGGAAGTGATGATCGGCTATTCCGACTCGGCCAAGGATGCCGGCACCACCGCTGCGGCCTGGGCGCAATATCGCGCGCAGGAGCGGCTGGTGGAAATCTGCCGTGAACAGCAAGTCGAACTATTGTTGTTCCATGGTCGCGGCGGCACCGTGGGACGTGGCGGCGGCCCGGCGCACGCGGCGATTCTGTCGCAGCCGCCGGGTTCGGTGGCGGGGCGTTTCCGTACTACCGAGCAGGGCGAAATGATTCGTTTCAAATTCGGCCTGCCAGACATCGCCGAGCAAAACCTCAATCTGTATCTGGCCGCCGTGCTCGAAGCGACCTTGCTGCCACCGCCGCCGCCGACGCCTGAATGGCGGCACCTGATGGACGAATTGGCGGCCGACGGGGTCAGCGCTTACCGCCAGGTAGTGAGGGAAAATCCGCAATTCGTCGAGTATTTCCGTCAGTCGACCCCGGAGCAGGAACTGGGACGTTTGCCTTTGGGCAGTCGTCCGGCCAAGCGCCGTGCCGGCGGAATCGAAAGCCTGCGGGCGATCCCGTGGATTTTCGGCTGGACCCAGACGCGGCTGATGCTGCCGGCGTGGCTCGGTTGGGAGACAGCGCTGAGCAAGGCCCTGGAGCGCGGCGAGGGCGAATTGCTCGGGCAGATGCGCGAGCAGTGGCCGTTCTTCCGCACCCGCATCGATATGCTGGAGATGGTTCTGGCCAAGGCCGACGCGGATATTGCGCAGTCCTACGACGAGCGTCTGGTCGAGGCCGATCTGCTGCCGTTGGGCGCGCAGTTACGCGACCTATTGTCGCAGGCGTGCTCGGTGGTGCTCGGCCTGACCGGGCAGTCGCAGCTGCTGGCGCACAGCCCGGACACTCTCGAATTCATCCGCTTGCGCAATACCTACCTCGACCCGCTGCATCTGTTGCAGGCGGAGTTGTTGGCGCGTTCGCGGCAGCAGGAAGTCGAGCAGGGCAGCCCGGTGGAACAGGCGTTGCTGGTGTCTGTGGCGGGGATTGCCGCCGGATTGCGCAATACCGGCTAA
- the adk gene encoding adenylate kinase codes for MRVILLGAPGAGKGTQAKFITEKFGIPQISTGDMLRAAVKAGTPLGVQAKSIMDAGGLVSDDLIIALVKDRIAQPDCANGFLFDGFPRTIPQAEALVTAGVELDAVVEIAVEDEEIVQRIAGRRVHEASGRVYHIVYNPPKLAGKDDITGEELVQRKDDTEETVRHRLSVYHSQTKPLVEFYQNLSAKNGGKPKYSHIPGVGSVDAITAKVLAALS; via the coding sequence ATGCGCGTCATTCTGCTGGGAGCTCCCGGGGCCGGTAAAGGTACTCAGGCAAAGTTCATCACCGAGAAATTCGGCATTCCGCAAATCTCCACCGGCGACATGCTGCGTGCTGCGGTCAAGGCCGGCACTCCACTGGGCGTGCAAGCCAAGAGCATCATGGATGCCGGCGGCCTGGTGTCGGATGACCTGATCATCGCGCTGGTCAAGGACCGCATCGCTCAACCTGATTGCGCCAACGGTTTCCTTTTCGACGGCTTCCCGCGCACCATTCCGCAGGCGGAAGCACTGGTCACTGCCGGTGTCGAACTGGACGCTGTGGTGGAAATCGCTGTTGAAGACGAAGAAATCGTCCAGCGCATCGCCGGTCGCCGTGTTCACGAAGCCAGCGGCCGCGTTTACCACATCGTCTACAACCCGCCGAAACTGGCAGGCAAGGACGACATCACCGGCGAAGAGCTGGTGCAGCGCAAGGACGACACCGAGGAAACCGTGCGTCATCGCCTGTCGGTCTACCATTCGCAGACCAAGCCGCTGGTGGAGTTCTACCAGAACCTTTCCGCGAAGAACGGCGGCAAGCCGAAGTACAGCCACATTCCAGGCGTGGGTTCGGTCGATGCGATCACCGCCAAGGTGCTGGCCGCGCTGAGCTGA
- the tsaB gene encoding tRNA (adenosine(37)-N6)-threonylcarbamoyltransferase complex dimerization subunit type 1 TsaB has product MSTLLALDTATEACSVALLHDGKVTSHYEVIPRLHAQKLLPMIQQLLADAGTTLQAVDAIAFGRGPGAFTGVRIAIGVVQGLAFALDRPVLPVSNLAVLAQRALREHGVSQVAAAIDARMDEVYWGCYRETAGEMRLVGAEAVLPPEVAALPADASGDWFGAGTGWGYGERIAVNLSGSDAGMLPHAEDLLTLARFAWERGESIPADDAQPVYLRDKVATPKAR; this is encoded by the coding sequence ATGAGCACCTTGCTGGCCCTGGACACCGCGACTGAAGCTTGCTCCGTTGCCTTGCTGCATGACGGCAAGGTCACGAGCCATTACGAGGTGATCCCGCGCCTGCACGCGCAGAAGCTGCTGCCGATGATCCAGCAATTGCTCGCCGATGCCGGCACCACGCTGCAAGCGGTCGACGCGATTGCTTTCGGCCGTGGCCCGGGCGCGTTTACCGGTGTGCGCATTGCCATTGGTGTGGTGCAGGGTTTGGCCTTTGCGCTGGATCGTCCGGTGTTGCCGGTATCCAATCTTGCGGTGCTGGCGCAGCGTGCCTTGCGTGAGCATGGCGTCAGCCAGGTGGCGGCTGCGATTGATGCGCGGATGGATGAGGTGTATTGGGGCTGCTATCGCGAGACGGCAGGGGAGATGCGTCTGGTCGGCGCCGAAGCCGTGCTGCCGCCGGAAGTCGCCGCGCTGCCGGCTGACGCCAGTGGCGATTGGTTCGGTGCCGGAACCGGTTGGGGTTATGGTGAGCGCATTGCGGTCAATCTGAGCGGCTCCGACGCCGGCATGTTGCCCCACGCCGAAGACCTGCTGACGCTGGCGCGTTTCGCCTGGGAGCGCGGCGAATCGATCCCGGCGGATGACGCCCAACCGGTTTACCTGCGCGATAAAGTCGCCACCCCGAAAGCCCGCTGA
- a CDS encoding DUF72 domain-containing protein gives MDLPYYLGCPSWSENAWREYLYPVDAKTSDFLALYCQMFNAVEGNTTFYASPSPATVQRWAEIMPAHFRFTAKFPGDISHSGDLREQLTAAETFLQLLKPLGERVSPLWLQLSKSFTPQRLPELVAFIDALDCPLAVEVRNEQFFAKGESERLLNRLLLDRGVERICLDPRALFSCLSTESSVIHAQSKKPRVPTRPAAFTQFPQVRFIGHPELEANDAFLVPWVAKIAEWIEEGRTPYIFLHTADNLLAAKLAQRFHAQLMQRLPGLPALPELYREPAAEQLGLL, from the coding sequence ATGGATCTGCCTTACTACCTCGGCTGCCCGTCCTGGAGTGAAAATGCCTGGCGCGAGTATCTGTATCCGGTAGACGCAAAAACCTCCGATTTTCTCGCTCTCTACTGCCAGATGTTCAACGCGGTTGAAGGCAACACCACCTTCTACGCCAGTCCGTCGCCAGCCACTGTGCAGCGCTGGGCCGAGATCATGCCCGCGCACTTTCGCTTTACCGCCAAATTTCCCGGCGACATCAGCCACAGCGGCGATCTGCGCGAGCAACTGACCGCTGCCGAAACTTTCCTGCAATTGCTAAAACCCCTTGGTGAGCGTGTTTCGCCGCTGTGGCTGCAACTGTCGAAAAGCTTCACACCGCAGCGTCTGCCGGAACTGGTGGCGTTCATCGATGCGCTGGATTGCCCGCTCGCGGTGGAAGTTCGCAATGAACAATTCTTCGCCAAAGGCGAGAGCGAGCGCCTGCTCAATCGTCTGCTGCTGGATCGCGGCGTGGAGCGCATCTGCCTCGACCCGCGTGCGCTGTTCAGTTGCTTGTCGACTGAGTCTTCGGTGATCCACGCGCAATCGAAGAAGCCGCGAGTGCCGACCCGTCCGGCAGCGTTCACGCAGTTTCCACAGGTGCGCTTCATCGGCCATCCCGAGCTTGAGGCCAACGATGCGTTTCTCGTGCCGTGGGTGGCGAAGATTGCTGAATGGATCGAAGAGGGGCGCACGCCGTACATCTTCCTGCACACCGCTGACAACCTGTTGGCAGCGAAACTGGCGCAACGTTTTCACGCTCAGCTGATGCAACGTTTGCCTGGCTTGCCCGCGCTGCCTGAGCTATACAGAGAACCCGCCGCCGAGCAGCTTGGCTTGCTCTGA
- a CDS encoding isocitrate lyase/PEP mutase family protein, which translates to MNVQASQAQLRKAQAFKALHDRQGIFVIPNPWDAGSAKMLASLGYQALATTSAGYAFSQGKADGALSLEETLTNVRAIVAATDLPVAVDLENGFADDPVVCAQSLLRAAEAGAVGGSIEDATGRPDAPIYCFEHAVARIEAAVAAVRTLPFPFVLTARAENYLHGHPDLDDTIRRLQAFAEAGADVLYAPGLRTAEEVRAVVQAVAPKPVNVLMSGGLKLTVQQLEEMGVRRISTGSALALAAFGEFFRAAEEIQQSGTFGFTSQSMPYAKANQFFKD; encoded by the coding sequence ATGAACGTCCAAGCCAGTCAAGCGCAACTGCGTAAAGCCCAGGCCTTCAAGGCCCTGCATGATCGCCAGGGAATCTTTGTGATTCCCAATCCGTGGGATGCCGGCTCGGCGAAGATGCTCGCCAGTCTGGGTTATCAGGCCTTGGCCACCACCAGCGCCGGTTACGCGTTTTCTCAGGGCAAGGCCGATGGCGCGTTGAGTCTCGAAGAGACCCTGACCAATGTCCGCGCGATCGTCGCAGCGACGGATCTGCCGGTGGCGGTGGATCTGGAAAACGGCTTTGCCGATGACCCGGTTGTCTGCGCACAGAGTCTTTTACGCGCAGCCGAGGCGGGCGCGGTGGGCGGTTCGATCGAAGATGCCACGGGGCGTCCGGACGCGCCGATCTATTGTTTCGAACACGCCGTGGCGCGCATTGAAGCCGCCGTCGCGGCGGTGCGCACGCTGCCGTTTCCCTTTGTCCTCACCGCTCGCGCGGAAAACTACCTGCACGGTCACCCGGATCTTGATGACACCATTCGCCGCTTGCAGGCGTTCGCCGAGGCGGGTGCCGACGTGCTCTATGCACCGGGTTTGCGCACCGCCGAAGAAGTGCGCGCAGTGGTGCAAGCGGTGGCGCCGAAACCGGTCAATGTATTGATGTCCGGTGGTTTGAAACTGACGGTGCAACAGCTTGAGGAAATGGGCGTACGGCGGATCAGCACCGGGTCGGCGCTGGCGCTGGCGGCGTTCGGCGAGTTCTTCCGCGCGGCTGAAGAAATCCAGCAGTCCGGCACCTTTGGCTTTACGTCGCAGTCGATGCCGTACGCCAAGGCCAATCAGTTCTTCAAGGACTGA